From a single Callithrix jacchus isolate 240 chromosome 5, calJac240_pri, whole genome shotgun sequence genomic region:
- the LOC144582446 gene encoding tubulin beta chain-like: MSMREVNEQMLNIQNKNSSYFAECLPHNVKRAACDFPPRGLKMSATFIGNNTAIQELFKCDAEQFTAMFRRKAFLHWYTSEGVDEMDFTEAESNLNNLVSEY, translated from the coding sequence ATGTCCATGAGGGAGGTGAATGAGCAAATGCTCAATATCCAGAACAAGAACAGCAGCTACTTTGCTGAGTGTCTCCCTCACAATGTGAAAAGAGCCGCCTGTGACTTCCCACCCCGGGGGCTAAAAATGTCGGCCACCTTCATCGGTAACAACACAGCCATCCAGGAACTCTTCAAATGCGATGCAGAACAGTTTACAGCTATGTTCAGGCGCAAGGCCTTCCTGCACTGGTACACGAGTGAGGGCGTGGATGAGATGGACTTCACCGAGGCCGAGAGCAACCTTAACAACCTGGTGTCAGAATATTAG